The Cynocephalus volans isolate mCynVol1 chromosome 5, mCynVol1.pri, whole genome shotgun sequence genomic sequence TTGATGTCTCATCTCTGAGCTGCCATGACACCTTGCTCTTACCATTCTTCCCACTGCACTGTAATGGATAGAATTAGATACTCTAAGGGCAGGAACAGTATTTtattaacatctctgtgcctcagttgcccTCACAAaagggtgttgtgaggattaagtaagttAATAGCACATAgagtgttttggggttttttttgttggtggctggctggtctgggATGGAGTGTTATTTAGAGCAGTTGCTGGCACAGAATGGGTACTCGGTAAATACCAGATATTATCTTGATAACTGTTGTGTTGATTTTGGATCTCCAGTGCCTGGCGCAGAGTGTGTGTTTAATAAATGATTGCAGAATGAATGAACTGTGGGATGATGAAGAGAGACTCAGAGCAGCACTAGGTAGTTCTTACGAAGCCCAAGCAAAGACGAGAGGCGCTGCCTCAGGAGGATTTGTGGGTTTATTCCAGGCATGGAAGGAGCAACTGCGGGCCCCACAGCCAAGTGAATGAACTCTTAAGACCCAGCCTTCCATGGTTGGTGTCTACTGGTCAGCTGGCCTCAGGTGGCTTTCCAGCGGGGAAGGATGCATGGTCAGCTGACAGgggtattatttttcattgtaaatgAGTACAGTGACATCAATTTCCTGTGAGTATGGGGTGTGAGAGTCATCCCATCCCTGAAATCCTGTGCTCACCAACCTGCAACGCTAAGGAGCAAAGAGCACAAGACCCTGAGGGAGGCCACATCTTCCCATCTTACCGCACatgttgcacacacacacacctttgctttttaaaatgtaaatcatggCACTCCTTCACTCAAAACCCTGCTGTGGCTTTCCATTTCTCTCAGAGTAAAAACCAGTTATACAGGCCCTATCTGCCCCTCACTCTTACCTCTCTGACCTCCTCCCCCTCCGGCCGGCTGCACTGGCCACCTTGCTTTTCCTCAGACCCACCAGGCACCttcttgcctcagggcctttgcactggctcttccctctgcctggatgctcttcccccagatatctTCAGTCTTGCCCCCTCACCTTCCCAGTGAGGCCCACTCTGACCActctgtttagttttttaaaagatttatttctttttggcagctggccagtacagggatcaaaccccagtccttggagttatcagcaccaagctctaaccaactgagctaactggactgCTTACTGTATTTAatattgaaacacacacacacacacacacacacacacacacacacacacacacacacacacacacacacacacacacacacacacacacacacacacacacacacacacacacacacacgtcatcTCCCTTCCCATtcgactttttctttttttccatagcacttatcactttCTAACATgctccataatttacttatttatcacaATTAtttgtaccggccagctgccaaaaaacaaaaacaaaaaaggtatcACAGTTATTGTCTACTGTGTTTCCTTCCACTAGAATACCAACTACAAGAGGGCAGATCTCTGTTTTGTACACTGATGTTTTCAGGTGCCTAGAATAATACTTGACtcaatatacatatgtgtgttcaATTAATACATGAATGATttgaagtaaaatgaaaaaaaaaacccaaacccactGTGGTTGTTTCTGTGAATTCAGTTACAAAAAACCTGAATTCATTCCACAAATTGCCAGAATGAATTTGTGCTGGAGATCGAGTGTACTCAAAGGGTTGGGTATAGAGTGAGCTGagcccccaccccctgctgtCCCAGAGTGGATCGCATAGGGAGCAGGACTCTCAGGGACGGGTCAGGCAGGTGCGGGCTCACATTTCGGGGCCGGATGGGAACCCTCTCGTTGTCTGCACTCATGCCGGGAATGATGACCGTCATGCGCCGGGGACCGCGGAAGCCCAGCACGTTGGTTTCCTGGGAGGGAGATGTCCTTTAGGCCGGCCTCTGTAAGGGGAGGAGCCCGGCATGGGGGACAGGTGGAGTTCTCACATAGATCACAGCTGCCAGCTCCTGCCGGAGGCTCCCCACATCACCGCTGCCTCCTCCACGCTGCGGGTTCTTCCCGTTGTCAAAGACAGTAAAGCGGTTCCCCAGGAGGTTGGACCTGCGaacagggtggggctgggggcccgGCTGGGAGATTCCACGTCCCTTCCCCAGTACCCTTCCTCACAGCCAGGCAGTTTGGAGAGCTTCTACGTAAGGGTGGGGTGTCTTAGGACTGAGCAATTCATATCTCCAGGCTTCCCCCTTTTTGAAAGCTGGATCTACAAGGAGAACGCCCAGGCAACGTTCACATCCCAGCTCCATCTCTTACTAGCTGTGGGGACCTTAGGCAAATTAAACTCTCCGAGCCTCAACTCTGTCATCTATAAAACAGGCATAATAGTATCTCCTATTTGGTTGGTAAGAGGATTGGGTGTGTTAATATTTGGAAGTTAATTAGAACTACACCTGACACATAGGTATGCCTTGTATATGTTTtgctaaatatgtaaataaaagaaataaggccTACTCAGGGGttcacctcctcccaccccactctcAGATTTGtggtgaggattagatgagatgtATGGGGAGACATAGCACAGAGTAGTGCTGAACATTTgtgttcattcactcagcaagtgTTTGTTGAGTAGctactatgtaccaggtgctAGGTATTCAACCATCAACAGGAcagcatggtccctgccctcatggagcttatgccCTGCTCCAGGCAAGGTTTCTGGACGGGCAGTGTGGGCGTCACCTGGGTGCTTGTTagaatgcagattctcaggcccacCCCACACCCACTGAACCATGTTAACAAAGATCCCCATGTGATCTGGGCACCTCCAAGTGTGATAAGCCCTGGACTAGGAAACATTTCCAGGGTGAGCACTCTTCCAGGCACAGTGGGACAGAGATGACTGTGGCCTTCCTTGCTGACCCAAGCCCCCCAACCCCAAGAAGCCCAGCCCTACCTCAGCTTCCCGATGAAGTTCTCCCCTCCTCGGGACAGATTGGTAGGGTCGCTGGAGATGAGGTAATTGGTTGTCTTGCTCCGTTTCCGTTTCCTGCCAGCCAATAGGAACACCTgcggagaaggggagagaggtgaGAGAATGGGGTAGAAGATGGGGTAGAGGATTGAGGGGGAAGAGACCTGTTCATCCTGGCCCTAGACCCTCCCTCAGCCTGGGTCATGGTACTGCCATGCCCCATCCCACCTCACCCTCCACCACCTCTTCCTACCCACCTTCTTCTCCGTGTCCAGGTGCAAGAAGTAGGAAGGATACATTCCTCGATCCATGCCCTTCTTGTCCCGGGTCAGCCGGCAGCGCACTGTCCGGCCCTGGGGGGCAGGCTGCAGCACGAACTCCTGGGGTTCGTCCACCTCCACGGGTGGAGACGGGGCCCTCTCCTCCTTCTGGGTGGGGGTAGAGGGTTCATCAGCCCCAGAGCACCAGCTCCCCACCCTCAGCTGCTCCCCAGCGCTGGGACATaggcagggcaggcaggacaACTCACCACTTTCTGtgtgcagagagaacagagaggccAGTTAGTGCAGGGCCCACGTCCCTTGGGGCTGGGACACCTTTGCCCCTCACACTTCCCCAGCAGCCCAGCACGGCCATGTTAGGCTCTGGGGAAGATTTGTGCTTTATTACGATTTTGTTTAGCTTCTGGTTAAGAGCccaagctctggagccagacagtctgggttcaaatcctgattccTCCACTAACTGTCTGTCATGTTTATTACATTTTAACCACACTGTGACTCAATTTTTTACCTGAGAAGTAGGTATGGTGGGGGTGGATATCTAGGACAGACTTTATTTAATTTACGTATTTAATAAACACTCATATAAACTCTACCAGTGTGCCATAGTACTAAGTAATTtccaaatattaactcatttaattcccatGTCAACCCAGAGGTAGTTGTCCCTATTGTAAGGATAAAGAAGCTGAAGCTTAGAAAAGTTAAGTCACTTATTTGAGTTCACGTAACTAGTGAGAGCTGGAGTTGGGGTTTGAGTCCTGTTctatctccttttattttttatttttttaattttttttttaaagatcggtaaggggatcttaacccttgacttggttttgtcagcaccacgctctcccaagtaagccacgggccggcccctccttTTAGATCTAGAGTCTTTAGACAGAACTTCTCCCATGTGGACACTAGCTCAAGGGGTGAACTGAGGCTGACGGAATGGACTGCTGTGTTCTAAGCACATAGGAAGCACTACAGAGGTGTCGGCTACTGTCATTATTAGCATATACTAAATAATGAATGTAGTACCCAACCTTCAAGGTGCCCCCAATGATCCCTTCCTCCTGGTGTTTAGGCCCTTCTGTAGTCCCCTCCCACAGTGTATCAGGGTTGGTCTTTGTGACCAATAGACTGGCAGAAGTGATGGTAGGGTACTTCCAAGGCTGGGTCATTAAAAAATACCGTGCCTCCTGCCTGACTCTCTTTCTTGGGCTCTGGGAAAAGTTGACTGCTATGTCATAAGAACACTCAAGCAGCCCTAAGGAGAGGTCCATGTGGAAAGGACCTGAGACCTTCAGCCAACAACCATGACAGTGAACCATTTTAGAAGTGGATGTCCCATGTCCAGTCAAGCTTCCAGAGTGGCCGAAGCCCCATCTGGCATCCTgacttgtgagaccctgagccagaaccaccctgCTAAGCCGCTCCAAGATTTCTGACTCTCAGAAATTGAGTAAGaagataaatgtttgctgttttaagaGACTAAGTTTTGGcatgatttgttacacagcaatacacaattaatacatgaatgaataaatcagcTCACTTTGCTCATTGAGAAACTCTTAATGACAATTGGGTTACATAAAGCTCCAGGGTGACTGGAGACCCCGCAACAGCCCCTTCTGTTCTCACAAACCTGGTGCCCTTTGTCTTCATGTTCTGTCCCTCATAGGAGGGGGAGCCAAGATTCTAAGCCCAACTTTCCCAGCAGGGGAGAGATGGACCGCCAGCCTGGGTGTGTGCCTTTGAGGATTGATGCTATCTGTGAGCCACGAAGAAGCTCTGATGTCTAATGGTTGGCCATTTTTGCTGAGGGCAAATTTGCACTATGTGTAAGGTGGTGGGGGGCAGCGGGCCCTCAGCCAAGGAGCAAGTGACCATCTGTTCTCCACTCTAGGCTACTCCAGAAGAAACTTGGGAAACAACAGTATGTTTGGAATGTGATGTGGAGAAAGCCAGAGCTTATTCAAACACTTCCACAGCTGCTAATTTCAAGGGCCTACTGTACTGAAGTCTGCTCTGTCCCTCGGGAGATAATAAACTGGCCTTTCAGGTTATACATCAACAGCTGGTGATCTTGGTTAATGTGAATCAGTGCCCCAAGACCCGACCACTCCTGCACAAACTAATAAACCTGCAAAGCTGAGACCCAGGCCCCTGTGGTGATCTCTCCACTGGCAGAAACCTATTTCTCAAAGACTTTTTATCAATTTCTGTCTCTCAGTTGGATCTCCCTCTCCTGCTTACTCTGGCTTGTGTGTGTTGGTGCCTGAGTCCTGTATGTGGGCAAGCgcaatattcaaaatacttaacaGCCTGTTCTGCCCACAGAGAATACCTGGTCAGAATGGACACTGGTAGTCTTAGAGGGGGATCCTGGAGGCCCCTGACAGCCAGATGTTAACCCTTTAGTTGCTGGGTTGTTTAGCTGCTGGGAGGTTGGGAGATCATGGGTGGGGTGGCAGAAAGCACTTGGGAAGCTCTGGGCAGTAGGGTAGAAATATTTTAACAACTGGTACAGCTGACTATCAGTCAGTGTGCCCAAAGGTGTGTACACATGTGCCTCTCTGCCTGTGTGATCCACCTCCCTGACACAGAAAATGTGTGTCTCTTCACGTGGGGGCCATGGGCAACTCTGGCTATGTCTGATGGTTatgctgtgggggggggggcctcAGACACCAGATGATGTAAGGCCTTGCAGTGGCTTATCCTAGCCTGGTCACCCCTCTAACACTTCTATTCTCACATACCTGGTGTCCTTGTCCTCATATCCTGTCATAAGAGGGGGAGCCAAGAATCCAACCCCAAGTGACTCTAAGGCCCCAGCCCATGAGGTCCCACAGTCTGGTCTCCCAAGTCCAGGCCCCTGCCACTGCTTCCTGAAGGGACCTCTGTCCCCTTCCTCTCTGGGCCCCAAcctttttgccttttccttttgctttgccCTTCTGATTGCTGTTCTTGGTCCCCAcagtttcctcctcctcctcttcttcctccttcctgtccTCTTCTGGGCCTTTTGGAGTTCCTGGGCATGGAGGGGGACACAGGGCTGTGAACTTCTTTCCTTGGTTTGCAAAGTGCTTCCAGCACCCATGTCTCAATTGGGCCCTCGCCACAACCACAGAGGGCCAACCCCACATTATTATGATCAGAGACTTAGAAAGGCTAAGACACCTGAGACCACACAGCTGTCAAAGTGGGGGTCAAGATGCCACCCATATTTTCTGACTCTAGAGCTCACACTCCTTACCTTGCCTTGCACACATGATGTAAGGATCCCCAGATCCCCACCCCAGGACAACCTCAAGATGTCATGTCACCAGAAGCCACTGCCACCCACCTTTCTTCTTCAAAGCTTTCTCGGCGGGGCCACCTTCCCCAACCAGGAACATGGCTGCTGGGCTCTTCTTCGCTCTGGCTGGGCTCACTAAGGGGTCCTTGTCATCATCCCCAGACCCTGCGTGTGTGGATGTGTAAGGGTCATATCTCCTACTACATCCAGAGTCCACTATTCCTCCTGAGGCTGGGCtcaccttttttctttgtctttctcatctTGGTCCCCTCCCCTGCTGGAGCATCCTTCTTCTTAATGCGATGGGGTTTCAGTGGGGGATCAGGGCTTCCTGGGTCTCCTGGAAGTGGAAGATGGGGCTTAGACAAAGAAGGAGCCTGGTGGGACTTACAGACACCTTCCAACCCACTCATCCTTTCTCTAGTCCCCAGGGAGTCTGAGGGCCTGACCAGGGCCCACAGTCTGCCTTCTGCTTATCTTGTTTTCCCTGCACCCAAAAAAGCGCTGGACAAAGACCAGGAGCTTAATGAGCAGTAAccaaataatgaataaatgaatgaatgaatgcgtgCATGGATGTCAGGCCTTCTAAATGAGCCTTTGAGGCCTACCTTCCACCTGTATCCTCCAGGAAACCTCCTCTGGCACTGCTACAGAGGAGCTCTCCCTCCCTCAGAGGCCCAAGTACACATCTAGACCAGACTGCTGGTACCTGTAGGGTGAGGTACCCGGGCCAGAGAGCCATCACAGCATtgattctttgatttatttttactgtaatcACTTtgatacttttataaaaattataacaataattcACATTGAGTTAAAAATAtcacaaagaaaactaaaatccTCTGTttcaccccccccacccccagcaccctgGGCAGGGGTAAGCGAGAGgctagggtgagggtgagggagggCATGTATTGGTCTCTGTCCCTAAGGACTGTCAGGGGGAGGAAACCCTCTGGTCAAACCACTGGGTGACTTTTGAGGTCTCATCTCCTGTGATTCAGTGAGACTCCGAGCCCTCCCAGGCAGGGCTGTTGCTGCAGGCCTGTGTGCTCCCTCTGGACCCTCAACACCCACCCCTCAGGCCCTGGGCCTTGGCTCTCCTCTCCTTCAAGTCGGCAGGAGCCTTCTCTTTCAGGGGTTTCTTGGGAGGCAGagggattttctctttcttttcctcttcttcctcttcctcctcatcctccttgtcctcttcctcctcctgctcctctgtaGGTAGAAACTCCTCATAATGGGGGCTCGGGTGGTCCCCCCCTTATGTGGGGAGCACAGTTCCTCCAGACTGCTGGGAAGTGGTGAGTGGGCATCAGGGGTAGGAGCCTGCCCTTCTGGAACAGGTGCAGGAGAAGGAGTATTGGCACCTTCCTGGAAGAATGAGGGTGACCCCAAATCTTCGGAGAGTGAGCTGGTGGAATCCCCGCTCTGGTGAAAGCCCCCCTCTGTGGCTCTGCCCTGCTCGCACTCTCCAGGCTCCAGCTTTGCCTTCTCTGCCCGCCTCTCACTGCACCCACCCTACTTCCCCTGGCCCTTGTCTGTTTCTGACCTGCAGTCGGACCCACCCGGGCTACTTCTGGCTCCTAGTTGTAGTTTAAGGCAAAACccttaacctccctgtgcctcagtttcccatctgtaaaatgggggacgAGAAGAAGAGACAACCTCAAGGTTGGTACCTGCCCCAAAGACAAGGCCACGGAGGCCGTCCTTGCTGCTTTTCTGTCTCCCGGGGTGGGGGGCGGTCGTTCCTTCTCTGCACGCGCCCTTACCCGCCCGACCCTCGGGCCCTCGCTCACCGTCCTCGGCGTCTGCGGCGCGGGCTACCAGGAAGGTTTCCCGGGGGTCACGCTTCTTGGCCTCGGGGTCCCTGAGGAACTTGGTGTAGACGGTCTGCGGCGCCCTGGCCGGGTCGGGGGCGGTCTCCTCCCGCGGCCTCCCCCTCCGCCCCGCTGAGCCGAGATGCGGGGTTCAGGAGGGGTCCCGCCCCGGGCTCCGGGAGGCAGCGCCCCGACACCCAACCCCCGAGCCTGGGGCGCGCCCCCTGGGGCTCCTAACCCGGGGGTCTCCGCTGGCCTCCGTTCCCACCTTCAGCACCCGTCCCCTGGCTTTCAttcatcctctcccctccccctccccctcccgctccccctccccctcagcaGCACCCTCGCCCGCCCGCAGGTCTCTCGCTCCCGCGCCCCTCACCCTGGGGGGCGCCCCCGGGCTCGGCTCCCCGCCCGCCTCCTGGTCTCCGGGGCTTGGATCCCGTGGGGCGGGGGGACTCAGGGGTCTCCGTCTTCTTCTTCCTCAGCTTCTGTCCCGGGACCGGTCGCTGCGGAATGGGCGTCAAGAGGAGGGCGAGGAAGGAAAGGGGGGCTCCGAGCGCTGCCCATCACCCTCTAATCCCTTGAGCCGCCAGAAATAACCGCGGATTATCGGGAGGGAGCTGGAGCCCCCTTCTTGGGATGAGGACGAATGCCCCCTTCTGTGCACCATGGCCACCTCCAATGCCCCAAAGCCCCAATTGCTCCCCTGGATACCGTGTGTCCCCAaactcccctttctccctccaaaAGCTCCAGACACGCAGCCGCTAGACGCTGCGAGGGGAACCCGCCGCCACCCCCGACCCCCTGCCCTGCGTGGGTTCACACGCAGTGGGGACGTCTCTGCCTCCTTTCCAAGCGGGGTGACATACCTGCTTGGGGCGTCGCTGGACCTCCGGGCTCAGGCCATCTTCCTCATGCCCACTGAGGGTGGCAAGGGATCAGCctgtctccctcccccttcctgcCCCCATCCGTGCCCCCCAGGGTTCAGGTAGAGCGACGTGGGGACCACCGACCTGTCTGAGGCCCACACCTCTCGGAGGGTTTCGTCCTGCAGCGGCATGGTGCATTCACCTGTCCGCGCCCCCTTCTCTGGCCGCCCTGCAGCTTTAGGCGCCTCCTCTCCCCGCGCCAGCTAATCCCGGCTCAACTGCACCCCCAGCTCCCGCCTGCCTCAAAGGTGGCCGCCTGGCGGCACCGCGGGAGGGGCTCCTGCCAcgaccttcccctcccccactgagcCCAGGCCATTGAGGGGAAGGGTCTCAACTCCCAAGTCTGAGAAGTCACACCCCCAGCAGTCTAAGGGAGGTTGGTACTAGCTCGACCCTGCCCCCAGAAACTTTGGGTTAGATTTGTAATCTGTCAGTGGTCAATGGGGtgtgagaagaaaatattagagcACAATAGGAAGGTCCAGGGGTCCCACcattcaccacaaaaaaaaaaaagaaggaaaatattagaTTGGATTCtgcatttatctttatttcttgtaAGAAATAAGGACTAGTATTTACTAATATTTAACATTATTGACAGAagcatgtgtatatattttaaaaagaaatgtgcctATATTGGGGGTATACgcgtaaatattttttaatgatagagGCATGCTTTTTTAAAGGCTTGGAGGCCCAGGATAGAGTGTGGGTGTGCTTAATGTCTTGGGAGAGGTTTGATTAGGTGGGGAAgaagcccagaggaggggcccaATCAGGGGCCACAGAAGCTTCCTAAAGTCTGATCCAAAACTTGAAAGATGAGTACGAGttccacaggcaaaaaaaaaaaaaggggatgGGACCACCAGGAAAGGGAACAGCAAGACAAAGGCCTGGAGGTTGGATGTGTCTTGATGTGTTTCAAGGTGTGTAGCACCAGGAGGGAGGCAGTCATCTGGGACATGGCCAGCTCTGAGTCAAAGCCCTGCACCCTGTCATCAAAGAGCTGAATGTCCCTGGGtgagttacttagcctctctgaacctccattacctcatttataaaatgggtttGATAGTAGTACCCACCTGGTAGTGAtattgtgcagattaaatgagatgacaggTGGGAGGCTGCATACAGTGAGCACCTAATAATTGGTTATTTGTGCCCCTTTTCAGAGCACTTCCACTTTATCTCTATCTCCCAGCGTATACAACACAACTTGACACATGATCTAGGTTCAGCTTTTGAATGAGcgcattctttattttatttgattctcaCAAGAGTCAGGGAGGTAGGCAATGTAAAGATTATCATGTCCATTTTataggtggagaaactgaggctcagggaggtaaaGTGGCTCACTTAGTGTCAGCCAGAGAGTAAAGATGCTGAGCCAGGGCTTGAATCTGGATCTGTCTCCTGTTAGAACTTTGGCTCCTAATGCTTGCATATTTTATTCAGTCACAAGGATTAGAGATGGAGTTTGAATGAAACAGTCATGCTACACCTTGTGCTGGTGCTACATATCTTGTCTTTCTTCACCTCCGTGGTCCATCTGATGCagatttaccataatttttttttttttgacagctggccagtaccaggattagaacctgtgaccttggtgttataaggctgtgctctaaccaactgagctaaccggtcataattaatctttctaaaatactaCTTCTTCAGTTGTCACATTTGC encodes the following:
- the TULP1 gene encoding tubby-related protein 1 isoform X2; the protein is MPLQDETLREVWASDSGHEEDGLSPEVQRRPKQRPVPGQKLRKKKTETPESPRPTGSKPRRPGEEQEEEEDKEDEEEEEEEEKKEKIPLPPKKPLKEKAPADLKERRAKAQGLRGDPGSPDPPLKPHRIKKKDAPAGEGTKMRKTKKKGSGDDDKDPLVSPARAKKSPAAMFLVGEGGPAEKALKKKGTPKGPEEDRKEEEEEEEETVGTKNSNQKGKAKGKGKKVGKEERAPSPPVEVDEPQEFVLQPAPQGRTVRCRLTRDKKGMDRGMYPSYFLHLDTEKKVFLLAGRKRKRSKTTNYLISSDPTNLSRGGENFIGKLRSNLLGNRFTVFDNGKNPQRGGGSGDVGSLRQELAAVIYETNVLGFRGPRRMTVIIPGMSADNERVPIRPRNASDGLLVRWQNKTLESLIELHNKPPVWNEDSGSYTLNFQGRVTQASVKNFQIVHADDPDYIVLQFGRVAEDTFTLDYRYPLCALQAFAIALSSFDGKLACE
- the TULP1 gene encoding tubby-related protein 1 isoform X1, whose translation is MPLQDETLREVWASDSGHEEDGLSPEVQRRPKQRPVPGQKLRKKKTETPESPRPTGSKPRRPGAGRRGRPREETAPDPARAPQTVYTKFLRDPEAKKRDPRETFLVARAADAEDEEQEEEEDKEDEEEEEEEEKKEKIPLPPKKPLKEKAPADLKERRAKAQGLRGDPGSPDPPLKPHRIKKKDAPAGEGTKMRKTKKKGSGDDDKDPLVSPARAKKSPAAMFLVGEGGPAEKALKKKGTPKGPEEDRKEEEEEEEETVGTKNSNQKGKAKGKGKKVGKEERAPSPPVEVDEPQEFVLQPAPQGRTVRCRLTRDKKGMDRGMYPSYFLHLDTEKKVFLLAGRKRKRSKTTNYLISSDPTNLSRGGENFIGKLRSNLLGNRFTVFDNGKNPQRGGGSGDVGSLRQELAAVIYETNVLGFRGPRRMTVIIPGMSADNERVPIRPRNASDGLLVRWQNKTLESLIELHNKPPVWNEDSGSYTLNFQGRVTQASVKNFQIVHADDPDYIVLQFGRVAEDTFTLDYRYPLCALQAFAIALSSFDGKLACE